The Thermodesulfovibrionales bacterium genomic interval GTCCTCAGCTTCCTCATCCTTTTCGCCGGCTTGCCGGTGAGGATATGACTCTTGTTTGCCCTGCTCCGCTTAATTTTTCCCGTCCCGGTGATTTTGAATCTCTTTGCGGCTCCTCTATGAGTCTTCAATTTCGGCATCTCAATCCTCCTGTATAATAATGTACCTTGCGGAATGGTCATCGAATATTTACGGATCGTCAATGAAGATCAGTCAGTCACAACTACTTGCTGCTCGGCGCTACTACCATGGTGATGTTCTTACCTTCCAGCTTTGGTGTCTGCTCTACAGCAAATTTCCCCGTGAGAAGCTGTGTCAACCGGTCAAAGACCTTCATCCCGAGGTCT includes:
- the rpmI gene encoding 50S ribosomal protein L35 gives rise to the protein MPKLKTHRGAAKRFKITGTGKIKRSRANKSHILTGKPAKRMRKLRT